The sequence ATATGCACATTTAAAAAATAAAGGTATGGCCTTTGCTTGTGGAGTATGGTTCTATCATTAGGCGCAATCCAAATATTGGCCTTTTTCCCAACGTCAAAATGAATTTTGATTTGAGGCGCTTTTTGCCTTGCCATGACATCGCGTATCTCGTAATCAAACATAGATTCAACGCTGAAATTGTGCCGCCTGTAATATAGTTTATCGTTAGCCTGATGGGCTGTTTCGCCTTTTGGTATCTCTAAAACGTACACTACTTTGTCATCAGCAATTGTTATTACATGAATTTTTAAGCCATGTATACGTGGCCTTATCCTGGCGTTTAAGATTTGTTCCAGCCATTCTTTAGTAATGGCTTTTCGGTCTACCGGGTCGATGTTACCGGGCAAATGCTTACTGGCTTGATTTTCACTGATGCCGTAGATTAATATGCCGCCATTAGAGTTGGCAAATGCGGAAACGTCCTTTGTGGCTTCGGTTATTTTCTTGTCCTCCCGCTGCAATGCCGCAGCGGCCTTGTATTCTAACTCTGTATTTTCTTCTATGCCATTGGCAATTAACTGGCTTAGGTAATCAATGTCAAACATGGTAGCCGCACGGTTTTAT comes from Mucilaginibacter mali and encodes:
- a CDS encoding AlbA family DNA-binding domain-containing protein; the encoded protein is MFDIDYLSQLIANGIEENTELEYKAAAALQREDKKITEATKDVSAFANSNGGILIYGISENQASKHLPGNIDPVDRKAITKEWLEQILNARIRPRIHGLKIHVITIADDKVVYVLEIPKGETAHQANDKLYYRRHNFSVESMFDYEIRDVMARQKAPQIKIHFDVGKKANIWIAPNDRTILHKQRPYLYFLNVHIENVGKMYARYINIVLTLPQRLLDAMCDEHDNTTVKIPLDNKVRDLIEPPDDNRRTLSIGDMNKPKQYGPARREPLLPGMHVTLQSFPVDIDNIWQGDVLSWTLYADNAEPQSGALKFDQIELKV